The sequence TCAAAACCGGTATACCGCAGTGAGCAAGTTAGTAGGTTCTTTAGTGGAACAATTTTTTGTACAGCACAAGTCTCAGCGTAAGGCGTTGGTAAACCATTCTCTACTTAAATCCTCCCGGTTCTATGAGTCTCTATATAGCCTATTTCCATGCACCATTGGTCACTTTATTTTTATTTAGTCATTGTGAATGTGAATGTACCCAATACTATTTGTTTGCATGATGGTTTTGTGGTAAGCAGTGAATGATttagtattttgcaaggtctatgcaaacagctgtacagCCGAACAATAAAAATATTGAGACTGAGTCCATCAAGTCCCCATAACAATCATATGGACATTATCGTTTGATTCCAACATCTTGCGAGCTCTGACGTTGCCCACTAttctactgagcatgtgcagttcGTAGCGTGAGTAGAGGACTGTGCACGTGACTCCGCCCATCTGCCCCGCCTCCTCCAACATATTGACTAGCTCCGGATAGAACTCGGCGTAGAGAGGGAGGGAATAAAAGATGAGATGATGAATCCCTCGGAGATGGTACCTGCAGAGAAAAAAAAATCAACTATATATTAttcgaataattatagcaaggtCAAATGCAGTaccaatatataattatatgctgggctagctgcatgcatgtatggaagTGTTGTACATGAAGTGGAAACACCATACGATGGATACAGCAACGTACAAAAGCTATCATCTAAGGCAGATAGTGTGCAAAGACCACTAAAGACAAGTAtatatgcctgggacttctacatggaaaatgctaacttttagctggttggagcttaccagctctacagcatatagatagaagcgctttttaacaaggaatccaatggtatatgaaactttgaagtatgacaaagttaggACAattttatgaaggtcaaactcaacacaataattaaatGATAGAACTTCATTATAACCACACCTCCTAAAAAAGTGCAGTCTCTCTGTGTAGAGGAGGAAGTGTTTCTGCTTATGGTAGAATTCAGTCCTGCAGCGAGATACTTGAGAGGTCTTAGTGTACTCTGAGAGCAGGCAATGGGAAAGCTCCGCCCTTTTCATGTGGTTACGCACACGCACAAAGTCAAAATAGGAAGGCACGAAAATGGCCGTCTGTTTAGTGAGCTCTCCACAGAAATCAGGGAGAATCTGAAGAAAATGTAGTAAAATGTTCAAGTTTTAGCAGTCAACAAAAAACAacaatgcacaataattatgccataaaTTCAAAAGACTAAGTACTCAGTCTCTTGCACATTTTAACCTTATtgcaacattattttattgacaacaaAATAATGAACAAGGTTGTTTGTATACAACACAACACCTGTACTCACCTTCTCAACAAAGTAAGTCAGTCTTGCCTCGGGCAGTTCCTTGTGAGAGAGGCAGTGCACTCTGTGGAAGACTTGTGGAgcttggaccaccacctgacTCACACAGCCGTCACcaggcccctcccccacacgcacacgaCCAGCATAGTCTGACAGGAGACGAGTGAAGGACAGTAACACAAAATGACGGTACATACTAACACCAGGGAAAACTTCAATACGAGATTTATTATCTAGCCTTGCCACCAGGCTCTCTAATGTCAATATAAATATTTTGTAAGGTAACAAAAGAATTATACACCaatagccccccccccacccacacccacacccacacacccacacacacacacaagaggatACTGTGACAGTAGTTGTTGAAGAGAGCGTTGATCTCGGGAGTGAAGAAGCTGCTGAAGACGAGCGTCTGACGATAGTACTTGCCCCACTCGTTCACCGCCCACTCACGCAGACGAGATATGTCCGCACCGTGAGCCTCTCTGGGGGTCAGGTGGAGATGGGCGAAgatgtgctgtgtgtgaggtgagAGAGTGTGGATTATGTGagggtgtgctgtgtgtgaagagtggagtgtgagggtgtgagggggcgtgtgtgGTGACGTACCAAGAGATGGTCCCAGTTTTGCATGAGGAACACATCACATTGGTCCACTATCAACAGCTCAATGGAGGACAGGAAATCATAGTCTCTCGTCTTCTCCCTGAAGCAGAAAAATGAGTGAACTTCGATAATCGATAATTCAAGATGATACTTCACACAATTTCTAAAAGTATTGTAATTGATATTTAAATCTGTGAGGCGTCTCAAACACGTTTAAGGACCATTAACTTAGAGCCTCTTAAGGACATCAAATTTAATAACCAAGTTCAAGTGTGTCTCACCCGTCTGCCCCTAGGATGGTGCGCAGGCCGAGGGGGGAGGCAAGGATGATGTCTGATGAGTAGAACTCAGAGTACAGTCTCACAAGGTTCCTCTTtatggacacacccactcggAAACAATCGTCAATATTACCAGCAAACATCTCTTCATAAGATTCTGTGTCAAGGACAAAGCAATAACAGTCACTTCATTCATGTATAAACTATTGGGGTTGCATATAAATAGATATCTTTCACTAACAAGTGTCAAGAATTCAGCTATAAGCTAGCTACAATGACCATACGATATAAAGGCCAGGTCCCATTTGAGTACAAAACAACcttcaacaaaggccacctctggaAAATGGCCCGACTTTGTTCCCAAAACCTGACTGCTAATAAAAGAGAGTTCCACTGTATTCAAGAGAGTACATTTTCCCACTCACTCGGTTTCTTGATCTTTGACGGCAGGTGTGCCTCTTCACTGAACTCCTCCTGAAATCTCTTCTTATGACTGACCACCCCCTgtgtacaagtgtgtgtgggtgtggtcaacacgcccactcactcacCTCCCCCTGAGGCAGCAGTAACTCCACTAGTGTGTTGATTGTGCGTAGGGCACATTCACGAAATGGGAGCAGAATCAAAACCTTGGGACGAGTAAGCCCCTGATCACCAACGTCACTAATCAGTAGAACATAGCAACAATCAGAGCATCTCGTATAATAATCATACAATGCAATTCACGTACTCAATGACTTTGTTGGTCTTTGCTGCTTGCACCAGTCGTGCTTTGTTTTTGAGAACTCTAGATCGTGTCCTATTGGAGAGAAAATACTGATACTATTATTacacccacgcacgcacacccccaccctcacccacacatgcacacccccacccacacccacacacgcggCAGTGTCTTACTTCAGTACGTGGTTGAGTGCGTGGAGGAGGTAAGTTCTTCTAATCTCTTCTCCATTCTCAAACGTACGTCTCATGAACAACAGGTCCTGAAACACAAGCACAGGGCTGGGTCACATGCACAATCACAATTAAATAGAATTTTTGaccagccataacttcagttccgttggtccaataacattAGACTTCTGAACGCTTAGAGAGAAGTTATTCAGataatgtgttaaaatcaaaagtctattttgggcctgtttttgacagtCTTTTCCAAAAATTCGAAATTATAGCCAGTTTCAAATCTGAAATTTGAACATACTCAGAAGCATTCAGAAAATAGTTGACATCAAAAcactagttacagagccaactgtAGTCATTTCAAAATGAAGGGGACCTAGCTAGTACATTAGCTTCACCTTATAACTGTTCAAGATATTGAACATGCTCTGTTGTAACCGTGGTGATGTGACAAGGCTGTGATGCTGCTTCAACTGTTGCTTCAGCTGCAGTGAGCAACGGTCAATAATAACACATCGCTACATAAAGAGAACCGCTTACAAATAGTTGCTCATTTCCAGGGACTCCAATAACACTGGCTCTCTCTGGCAATGGATTGGCTACCTCCACCGCTCCTAGTAATGTGTCCTGTAAAAGGGAGGGGCCTGTCACTAGGGGTAACTATTACCGTGGTAACACTCACGTCAGACTGTGTGTAGGAGGGAGGGTGGTTCTGAGCTAGCTGCTCCACTTGCTGGTCAGTCAGGAGTTGCTCAAAGTGAACCTTGAATGGATCAATGTTGGTAGTCTCTGCACCTTCACAACCATCACTCTCCACATCATCACAACCATCACCCTCCACACTCTCCACATCATCACAAGCCTCACTATCATCCCCAGGATCGTCAGCGTCACTCTCCACACCATCACTAGCACCGCCCACACCATTACTGCCCACACCATCACTATCCACACCATCACTGTCCACGCCATCACTAGCATCACTTTCCACACTCTCTCTTCTATTCGATAACGATGTACTTAACTCCTTTCGTGTCTTCTTGGCATCCTCTGTCTTGGGCCGTTTTGCCATTGGACCGAGTACACCTAGTAAGAGGTCATAGTCCGTGGGATCATCCTCCTGGGGTCAAAGGCCAACGTAATGACAAGGTATACACGTATTGTATCATGAGTCCATACtaaagagagagagtatcaaaCGTAgcatcagatgtattcggAAAGTAACGTACTTCCTGCTTGGTAACAGACCAATCAGAGTGCCTGGAGCCGCCACTTACCTCGAGGCAGCAACAACGTTACTGCCAAATTGTCATTATTGATCACGCGTTTCagacaggaagtcacgttacttctgaatacatctgatgcacagtATTGTGTTCGATATTCTCTCTATTATTTATATAGACTCTTGATTAATATGCTGATTCCAGACAGGTTGACTTGCCTCATCACTGGAGAGGGTACGAGTAGCGTGGGGGGGTGGTCTCTTGTTTGGTGCTTGGGGGAGGGGGGCTGGTGTCACATGACGTCTCTTCTTCACAACTTTTCTACCTCCTTTACGTCTCCCAGAGTGTCGTCCACCACGCTAGCGTATAGAGGGTGGGGTTGGAACACACATGACAGAACACTAGCTTAGATATTAAACACTGGGCAGACAATCATTGTGTACAATGaagtataataatgatgtcagATCCATGATCATGCTGTTTAATTTTCataaattcataattatgaagaagTATCTTGTGAAGTACTTGTCTACAAAGGGCCATCTTTTTGTATTGTGATCAACACTCACCCCCATGCTGTGTTTAACTGGTAAAGAATAGAAGtttagctagtatagctagctgctgtaTAAATCTCGATTCTCTTTTGGACTGATTTCTGATTCTAGCCTGCCACGTGGTCTGCAAGTacaccagccccacccactacaATGCTGCAGGAGTACTTGAGGGCGGCCATCGTATGAAACCACAGCCGGATCTAAGTTTAACCATCTTTACCCAAAACAGCAGTCCCAACTTTTTAATTAAATGTGATAACAATTGTCCAGTTAAAGTTCTGATCATAGTTTCAGTTTTAGTTTATCTTGTCCTGTAGAGGACCTTCCTTTGCAGACGATGCTCCAGCTCACCACGTCTCAGCATGATGTGTAGTACTGTTTGGATAGAGCGCTCAGTGTAGTTCTGAAGGGGTTAAACAGCAatacattatatatagttCTGAAGGGGTTAAACAGCAATGCattatacacaattattaAAACGGAAAAACATAATACATGCgctatcatgtacatgtaaatgtacgTACAGCACAAAGATACAGTtaccataaattatatagagaaCGGGATACAAGCACAAAGTTACCTACGTACAATTAGCCTAGCATGCAATCCCTGTACTGTATCACAACGTGTAGCTAACTAACTGACTGACTTGTTTGAGGAAGTCCTGGATGATGCGTTGCTCTGAGACGTGGGACCCGATGGGGAACCTGTTCTTTAACTGCCTTTCAATCTTTCTGACCTCCTCCTGGTCAGACTCAGACGTGAAACCTTCAGCACCTACATACATTATCATTGGGATCATAACACTGGAGCTAGTAATTTATCACCGAACTTCTTAGAATGCAGCCTAATACAGGAGCACATGAAGTACTTCCTACTATGTATAGGGATAAAAAAACTCTTTAGTTAAGAAAATAGCACGAGTAAATAATAGCCTTCAGTATCTACAatcacaatacatgtagaCCTCCATTGCTCACAAGCTAACCACGTGACGCATACCAGTTACAGTTGTACCCACCTGACAGTGATCCAGAGAGGGCAGCGTCTAGAGTAGACACTTGGAATAGTCTCAGAGCCTCGTCCACGTCACTCTCGAGGGCAAATGGCCTCAGGGACATCTTGGCCATAGACTCAGAGACACGAATAATGGCCTCCAGCTGGCGAATGGTGATGGGAATGCCAGATCGTTTGGAGGTGTCTCTCTCGTGTTGTCTGGTACTGCCTCGCATCATCACGTAGCGATTACGTAACTTgtctgctgactcagcagataGTCTCGGGCCACACGTACTGCAAGTTAAgaaacaataaaaataatgcaCACAATTCCATCATGTGATGTGCATACACCAACTACATATTTCCAAAGTAGCTAcacaacaaaaataataagACAATTAGTTGTTCCCAAGTCTATTTTTCTGAAAGGTGTATAATAAAAAGGAGGCTGGACAAGTGGAAACACGAATTAATGTTGACTTAATTCCTTACGATCGTGCGAAGGCGATGAACCTCTTGATAGTGGCGAGATCCAGCTCCCCCTCCACAGTGTCCTCTGTCTGGAGGGCGTTGAGGTGCACTCTCATGACATGCTTGGCTAGttgctggggggggggttgagaACAAGTTGCTTAATTAGATACGCCGAGAAGTAAGTACATTATATTATCACTGACTATGAACatgccttataattatacgcattCTGGTTGACTCACTGTATCCTTGGCAACGTCGTGCAAGTCTTTGATGATGTAGATCATGTCAAAACGTGAGAGAATAGTCGGCATAAAGTCAATATTCTGCAGAACAAAGACACACAAATGAACCAAATAACACTTAGAAATAACACCTAGAGCTTGAGCTAGTAACGGAACAATACTAGTAGCTAGTAACTGACTGCGTCTCCTTTAGAGTCGTCCCATCGTCCAAACACAGAGTTGGCAGCTGCTAGTACAGAGCAGCGGGAGTTAAGAGTGGTGGTAATGCCAGCCTTTGCTATGGAGATGGTCTGCTGTTCCATGGCTTCGTGAATAGCCACACGATCGTCTTGCCTCATCTTGTCAAACTCGTCAAtacagaccacacccccatcCGCCAGCACCATGGCTCCACCCTCCACCACAAAGCTCCTCTACAGAGAATATACAATACATTCATGGAATACATTTTAtacaatataaattatatatacccataATTTATAGGGGACCTGGTCGGTTGGTTAGTGCTAACTACCTCTAGACAATAAATAACTACCTAGACCTAGTTTAAATTACTACACAATACACTGGAAAAATCATTGTTTGTGATTGAGGATGGAAAAATCTATTACTTAATAAAGGTGTCAGACAAATACTATAAATGAGGGAAGAACACTAGCTGGGATTTCAATCAAGCATGCTGTGTTACAATACTCCTCCTCTCTCACTCACAGAGGAGGGGTCTCTCATGACGGATGCAGTGAGTCCGGCTGCACTGCTCCCCTTGCCTGACGTGTACACACCAATGGGGGCTACGTTCTCCACAAACTTGAGCAGCTGGCTCTTGGCCGTTCCCGGGTCGCCTAGCAACAGGACGTTAATGTCACCACGACGATTTAGCCCGTCAGGAAGCTGTTTACGAGAGCCTCCAAACAAGAGACAAGCAATTGACTTCTTCACATCTGCAGAAAAGAGAAACATTATTTATAACAATGAAATTAGGACGATCGTTTCACATTAAAAAATTGACAAAGGCCAACAGAAAGTACTGTAGCTCATACTGTATTAGAGTCTCAGTACATATTCAGAGACCTCAGTATTTCTACACTACAGCCTCACTGATACAGTATGTACGTACAAAGTCAACGTTAATACAATATTGATTTTATTAATTCATATCTTTAAATTTCTTCCCCCTCCCCATAAACTACTAATCCACTCACCAAGACTACCATATATGGACGGTGCAATCGACTTGGCAATAGTGTCATAGATGTCAGGACGTGCTGCCAGCTGTCTCAACTCCTCCTCTTCTACGGGAGTGAGTGGAGCACCCCCTGCTCGTCCCGGACCCCCACTATCCACCTCTATACCCACCACACGCAGGTACGGCCGACGCAGACCAGCACTCGCAGCACGGTCTTGActagtctgtgtgtgtgtgggtgtgtggtgtggtgtgtggtgtgtgtgtgggaggacagtatAACCAATGGTTTGGGGCTCTTGCAGCTGCTATAACATTCcatggatccaatttcaaaatgattttctgattttctgaaagcttagcctttcaaatggtgtcatccaTATTAGAGAGACAAGAGTATTTGTCAATTTGGTCATGTACCGAATATATatcccatggtccaaggctgaaaaatgacaaattatggtccGAAACAAATTATTGgcttaaacacatcatttaaaaggtctctttcaaagctttcagaaaatcataaaatcttTGATATTGGATCAACGGACATTTTAATTATACTCACTGTACAAAGATGCCGGCCACACTCATACACTGACCTTTGCGTTCAATCCAGACTTCCTGATGGAGTATATGCCGATCACTGTGATTCTGTTGCCAGGGACAACCTTGTCGGTGAGGTATTGACTGCAATAAACCTGCATATGACGAGGGAGTTCCCCCTTAGGTACTGCATCAGGGCTCTCCTGCAGCTTGAGGGTCTGTACAGGGAGAGAGACGACAGTATTGGAAatgacgtaataattataattacgacATGAATTCGATAATATCATTGCAGGGGCACACAAGTCAATGCTACCACTGCTGCAATTTCAGTAAAACATGTCTCGATAGGACCCGGGGGAGGTACGGAATGCAGGAACTTGATTGAGCCactttaattacattccattcaCGTGTAGGCCTAGGTTTTttaatgctgagtcagctaatcAAGTGTTAATTAGAAAATCAAGCCAAATTGCTCCCTGCATGTCGTATCTCCTCTGGATAGCACCACAGCAGTCTGCATACAGTGGTGAGGTGGTGTTGTAGCAATTAACAGTTTTTAGATAACTACGCAACTAATGCTTCAGTACATAGTTTTTATAGCTGACTACTAAATCTCACCTGAAAATCCACACACTTGCATTTGTCGGGCACTATGAAGAAAGGATCCACTGGACACTTTGGCCTCCCAGCTTGATCTCTGCAGGGGGTGGAAGTCAACTCAATAAGACCCCCACACATAGGGCTTACGTGGGACACCTCCTGGGCAGAGAGTAGCCCTCAAGGCCTGGATTAATCGAGATACCTGATTGGAAGTTACGACAGCTGCGACACTGGATAGTGATCTTGGTGGCTTTGGCTTTAACACCAGACGCTTGAATCACAATACCCGGCACTTTAACCAGCCGAGCCATGTGCTCCGACTGTGTGGGGGcggagtgggcggggcaggGAGATTGAGTAATATATGAGATGGCAATTTCCACTGATTGTACccgtctacatgtataacttaTAAAATATGAGTTTCAACCAACtgtaattaatattattgtgacCATAGTAACTCACCCTCAGCTGTCTGATCTGCACAGGGTTGGCGTCCGAGTGAAGGAGCACTTGTACGTCTTCCACCGTTTCCTCGCCAAGGGGCCGTGGCTGAGTGAGCTCATCGGCAGCATCACGAGCAGCCTCCTCAAACTATTAGAAGGAAGAGAAAGAAGGGAAATATTTCACTTTTAAATTCTAATGTGATTTCAGTACAGGAAAGCTGAGCAGTTAGAACTATAGTTATCTCACCagtaataaaattatactgaaaTGCAAATGGTGGATGGTGAGATTGGGGGCCGGGCAGGGGTGTCAGATTGTCATATTGGGGTGTGTCATGCACTACTCTAGCACTTACGAGGGGGAGGTACTCGGATGGAGATCGACTCAGCTTGTCCGCTAGCTGAGAGTCAAAACTAGACAAGTCCTCGAGGTCCACCTGCATCCAGTACTGTCTCAGGTTGTAGTGTCGCTTGAGCTGGTCTCGGTAACAGAAGCAGTTGTCCTGATCCAGGAAGGTTTTGATGAATTCTTTGAATCTCCCAAGAGAGGCAGTTCTGGAGGGGCCTCCATCAGCCTCTGAGCGGTCCTCTGAGAAGAAGGGGTCGCTGTAGTAGACGGGAGCATCATCAAAACCAGTGCCAGCCATCTTGCAGTGGATTTGAAACACCCACTTCAATCAATCTCCACCCATAACTTACACACCAGCCCACCTCTCTTGGGAAGAGTAGCATTGCAGTTGTTTAGCTAACGATCTTTACAACTAAAAGCTGGTCATTACTTTTGGGCAGATTTGACGATTCTTACTCACCATagctactgcactgcactcTGCATGGCTACAGGTGTGGGAGTAGTCCAGCTCCCTGGGCCCTTCACAAAGATAGTGGTGTTCAGAGACAAAGTGTTCAGGCTCAGATACATACTGAGGTAAATGTGGAATTAGCACAACCATTCACAGTACTGTAGTGTCAGTCTCTCCATCATATCATCAACCGTCCACCCTCTGTAGTAACTGTAGTGTGTCGGATGTCAACCTCAATGCTGATGCACTACAAGCTGACCTCACGGTGACAATACTATAACCTGTGTGCATACAGTCTGTCAATGTTCCCCCCTGTAGAGAATGACTGAGGGAATTCTGGAACAATGGTTGTCTTATAGAAGACTACCCCCCCTCAAGACAGACTACATGTTGGTCTACCCCGGGCTCCTAGACTGGGGTCTGGTCATGGCCAACAAGCTACTCTTCTATCAACATGAGCGTAACCtgcagccacacccacacactatcCAACTCTTTGTACACATCGTTGCTGCCCCCTAccacacaagtacacacacacacacacacacacacacatacacacacacacacacacacacacacacatacacacacccacacacacactgtcactGTTTCATAGTATGCATTCTCTTCCTACCATAGAGGCGTCTAATAAGATTGCCCGGAAGAGGCCACACCCAGAGGATGTGAGCTTacctgtgtgtacaggtatTGTACGCAGCGAGTACTTGGTCAGGAAGAAGCTGCGtatggtaagctccaaccatcaatgtgtgtggggggtctcAAATTGTCTCCCACAGACCCCCAGTGTTGCTTGTCTGCCCTGTACTGGACATGCTCAGACTGGCCCAAGCCCGGATACTGTTGGTAAGGTAGCCAGGAACGTGAGGTCGGAGTTCAAAAAGCTCAGTAAACCGTCATCATCGCACACTAACGAGCGTCTGGAGGTTGTAAAGAACGAGGAGTCGTTCCTGCGCGGCATTGTGAGGTGGGTGGTTGCGTAGGAGTcgatcatcataattatgacgtaATCTCTGCAGATCTGTCAAGACCCTGTTTAGTTGGACATGAAGAGAGATGCTTATAAAACTGTATACCATTTATCACACAAACTTTTCATAATCAATTTTAACAGCTCAGTTCATGACCACCTCATTGTCATACCCACCCATattcaatattaattttaaactTTGTCTTTATTATTGTCACTAAACATCAACATCAGTGATTTATATAATCATTtcacacaataatatttaaTGACAAATTATTTATGATCTACAAAACGATGCATGACATGTAACAACAAAAGGGCTGGGGAAAAGTTATAAAAAGTAAAAGTTGAGTAGAATAGCAAACACTACCAAACAGTTTATGTGTAAATGTGATGACTTGAGTAGATAAGCTGTCCAGGTTTGGAGCTGGTCTTGCAGGCCCTGGCCAGATCCCTCCTCATGCCGTGGTGCAGTGCTCCCACTGAAAACACTCCGAACTCTGTCACACCCTCACTCCACATGGTCGCATTCTGAGCAGAAATGTCTACAGAGAAGATAATCATGTAATGAAATAAGGCCAGAATTGTATTGACCATTATTGAAGCATAGCTACTGGAACATATCTCAATAGGAAAGAATTTTATGGCCATTAATTGCAGATTACTATTGGAGGCTATGTAATGCTGTTAAATTTTATTACGGATTACAGAGACAAAGCTCCCAAGAAGAAAAATAGAGAAATATATTATTTTATGCTGCTTTCAATGGGTACACTTTCACACTTTCACTCACAATCTAGGAGAGCAGGGAAGTCTGGTGCTCCATAGCTGGTCTTGGAGTGGAGGTTGTTGAGTTGTGGCTGTGAAGGTCGCCTCACCATGCACTGAGGGCCGGCAGTC is a genomic window of Halichondria panicea chromosome 15, odHalPani1.1, whole genome shotgun sequence containing:
- the LOC135348662 gene encoding U3 small nucleolar RNA-associated protein 25 homolog isoform X1; its protein translation is MGRGGRHSGRRKGGRKVVKKRRHVTPAPLPQAPNKRPPPHATRTLSSDEEDDPTDYDLLLGVLGPMAKRPKTEDAKKTRKELSTSLSNRRESVESDASDGVDSDGVDSDGVGSNGVGGASDGVESDADDPGDDSEACDDVESVEGDGCDDVESDGCEGAETTNIDPFKVHFEQLLTDQQVEQLAQNHPPSYTQSDDTLLGAVEVANPLPERASVIGVPGNEQLFLKQQLKQHHSLVTSPRLQQSMFNILNSYKDLLFMRRTFENGEEIRRTYLLHALNHVLKTRSRVLKNKARLVQAAKTNKVIDDVGDQGLTRPKVLILLPFRECALRTINTLVELLLPQGEGVVSHKKRFQEEFSEEAHLPSKIKKPKSYEEMFAGNIDDCFRVGVSIKRNLVRLYSEFYSSDIILASPLGLRTILGADGEKTRDYDFLSSIELLIVDQCDVFLMQNWDHLLHIFAHLHLTPREAHGADISRLREWAVNEWGKYYRQTLVFSSFFTPEINALFNNYCHNYAGRVRVGEGPGDGCVSQVVVQAPQVFHRVHCLSHKELPEARLTYFVEKILPDFCGELTKQTAIFVPSYFDFVRVRNHMKRAELSHCLLSEYTKTSQVSRCRTEFYHKQKHFLLYTERLHFFRRYHLRGIHHLIFYSLPLYAEFYPELVNMLEEAGQMGGVTCTVLYSRYELHMLSRIVGNVRARKMLESNDNVHMIVMGT
- the LOC135348662 gene encoding U3 small nucleolar RNA-associated protein 25 homolog isoform X2; its protein translation is MGRGGRHSGRRKGGRKVVKKRRHVTPAPLPQAPNKRPPPHATRTLSSDEEDDPTDYDLLLGVLGPMAKRPKTEDAKKTRKELSTSLSNRRESVESDASDGVDSDGVGGASDGVESDADDPGDDSEACDDVESVEGDGCDDVESDGCEGAETTNIDPFKVHFEQLLTDQQVEQLAQNHPPSYTQSDDTLLGAVEVANPLPERASVIGVPGNEQLFLKQQLKQHHSLVTSPRLQQSMFNILNSYKDLLFMRRTFENGEEIRRTYLLHALNHVLKTRSRVLKNKARLVQAAKTNKVIDDVGDQGLTRPKVLILLPFRECALRTINTLVELLLPQGEGVVSHKKRFQEEFSEEAHLPSKIKKPKSYEEMFAGNIDDCFRVGVSIKRNLVRLYSEFYSSDIILASPLGLRTILGADGEKTRDYDFLSSIELLIVDQCDVFLMQNWDHLLHIFAHLHLTPREAHGADISRLREWAVNEWGKYYRQTLVFSSFFTPEINALFNNYCHNYAGRVRVGEGPGDGCVSQVVVQAPQVFHRVHCLSHKELPEARLTYFVEKILPDFCGELTKQTAIFVPSYFDFVRVRNHMKRAELSHCLLSEYTKTSQVSRCRTEFYHKQKHFLLYTERLHFFRRYHLRGIHHLIFYSLPLYAEFYPELVNMLEEAGQMGGVTCTVLYSRYELHMLSRIVGNVRARKMLESNDNVHMIVMGT
- the LOC135348662 gene encoding U3 small nucleolar RNA-associated protein 25 homolog isoform X3, translated to MAKRPKTEDAKKTRKELSTSLSNRRESVESDASDGVDSDGVDSDGVGSNGVGGASDGVESDADDPGDDSEACDDVESVEGDGCDDVESDGCEGAETTNIDPFKVHFEQLLTDQQVEQLAQNHPPSYTQSDDTLLGAVEVANPLPERASVIGVPGNEQLFLKQQLKQHHSLVTSPRLQQSMFNILNSYKDLLFMRRTFENGEEIRRTYLLHALNHVLKTRSRVLKNKARLVQAAKTNKVIDDVGDQGLTRPKVLILLPFRECALRTINTLVELLLPQGEGVVSHKKRFQEEFSEEAHLPSKIKKPKSYEEMFAGNIDDCFRVGVSIKRNLVRLYSEFYSSDIILASPLGLRTILGADGEKTRDYDFLSSIELLIVDQCDVFLMQNWDHLLHIFAHLHLTPREAHGADISRLREWAVNEWGKYYRQTLVFSSFFTPEINALFNNYCHNYAGRVRVGEGPGDGCVSQVVVQAPQVFHRVHCLSHKELPEARLTYFVEKILPDFCGELTKQTAIFVPSYFDFVRVRNHMKRAELSHCLLSEYTKTSQVSRCRTEFYHKQKHFLLYTERLHFFRRYHLRGIHHLIFYSLPLYAEFYPELVNMLEEAGQMGGVTCTVLYSRYELHMLSRIVGNVRARKMLESNDNVHMIVMGT
- the LOC135348661 gene encoding DNA replication licensing factor mcm5-like → MAGTGFDDAPVYYSDPFFSEDRSEADGGPSRTASLGRFKEFIKTFLDQDNCFCYRDQLKRHYNLRQYWMQVDLEDLSSFDSQLADKLSRSPSEYLPLFEEAARDAADELTQPRPLGEETVEDVQVLLHSDANPVQIRQLRSEHMARLVKVPGIVIQASGVKAKATKITIQCRSCRNFQSGISINPGLEGYSLPRRCPTDQAGRPKCPVDPFFIVPDKCKCVDFQTLKLQESPDAVPKGELPRHMQVYCSQYLTDKVVPGNRITVIGIYSIRKSGLNAKTSQDRAASAGLRRPYLRVVGIEVDSGGPGRAGGAPLTPVEEEELRQLAARPDIYDTIAKSIAPSIYGSLDVKKSIACLLFGGSRKQLPDGLNRRGDINVLLLGDPGTAKSQLLKFVENVAPIGVYTSGKGSSAAGLTASVMRDPSSRSFVVEGGAMVLADGGVVCIDEFDKMRQDDRVAIHEAMEQQTISIAKAGITTTLNSRCSVLAAANSVFGRWDDSKGDANIDFMPTILSRFDMIYIIKDLHDVAKDTQLAKHVMRVHLNALQTEDTVEGELDLATIKRFIAFARSTCGPRLSAESADKLRNRYVMMRGSTRQHERDTSKRSGIPITIRQLEAIIRVSESMAKMSLRPFALESDVDEALRLFQVSTLDAALSGSLSGAEGFTSESDQEEVRKIERQLKNRFPIGSHVSEQRIIQDFLKQNYTERSIQTVLHIMLRRGELEHRLQRKVLYRTR
- the LOC135348670 gene encoding uncharacterized protein LOC135348670 codes for the protein MATGVGVVQLPGPFTKIVVFRDKVFRLRYILSNCSVSDVNLNADALQADLTRMTEGILEQWLSYRRLPPLKTDYMLVYPGLLDWGLVMANKLLFYQHERNLQPHPHTIQLFVHIVAAPYHTKASNKIARKRPHPEDVSLPVCTGIVRSEYLVRKKLRMTPSVACLPCTGHAQTGPSPDTVGKVARNVRSEFKKLSKPSSSHTNERLEVVKNEESFLRGIVRSVKTLFSWT